The sequence CCGCCCATTGAATGGGCAACAAAGACAGCCTGCTCGATACCGAGTGTGTTGAGTAGTGCAGCGTAGAGATCGCTTTGCAGATCAAGTCCATACGGTGCATTGACCGGCTTTTCCGAATGACCAAAGCCGAGTGCATCAACTGCCAGGGCTCGATAGCCCTGGCTGGCCAGCCAGTCTACTGTTGGCGCCCAATCATCACACGAACCGGCAAAACCGTGCAAAAACACCACTGCCGGCCCATATCCGGCTTCGATCCAGTGCAGTTGATAGCCCTTAACGCGCAACCATCGTGAGCGCATACTATGTTCCTCATCAAGCCAGGTAGCAGTTGTTAGCATTCTCTACGGCGACATCATATCACAGGAAGCAATGGGAGCTAGAAAACAGCCTTCAGCATTCTGCTACAAGGGAGCTGCTATATCGCTGCGATCTTTCTCTCATTCCCGGTATGCTTGACTCTCAATGCAGGGCGTAGTATAGTTCGGATAACAATAGCCTAATACATCATCCCTCTTCTCAAACCATCAACGGCACCATAGACTAATGCCCGTATGACAGCGTAGTCTACACAGGAGGTTGCAATGGTCACCTGGCGCCCAGACCCAACATTCTATCCCTCACCACGAATGGCGGTGAAAGCCCCCGCCGAGAAGCTCGCTTATGTAGTACGTCTCAACCCGAAATCAAATGGTCAGGCTGATGCGATGTGTGTGGTTGATGTCGATCCACAGTCGAGCACCTTCGGCAAAGTTGTCGGTGTGACTGAGATGCCATATACGGGCGGCGAATTGCATCACTTTGGTTGGAATGCGTGCAGTTCAATGTTGTGCCCGAACGCCCCCCATCCGCATGTCGAGCGACGCTATCTGGTTGTCCCCGACATTCGGAGTTCGCACATTACCATTCTCGATACGAAACCCGATCCGACACAACCGAAGGTAGTGAAGGTCATTGAACCGACGGAGCTGTCAGAACGAACAGGGTATTCACGACCACACACCGTTCATTGTGGCCCCGACGGCATCTACATCTCGGCCCTGGGATCTCCAGAGGGCGAGGGTCCTGGTGGCATTTTCATTCTCGATCACGATAATCTGGAAGTGCTTGGACGGTGGGAGATTGATCGCGGCGATCAATATCTGCACTACGATTTCTGGTGGCATTTAGGGTACGATACCCTTATCAGTAGCGAATGGGGAACCCCACGGATGGTTGAGAGCGGCGTACTCGGCGATGAACTCCTGGCTGGGAAGTATGGTCATCGTCTCCACATCTGGGACCTCTACCGCCGTCGCCACCTCCAGACCCTCGATCTCGGCGCCGAACATCAGATGGCGCTCGAATTACGACCAGCGCATGATCCGACAAAGGCTTACGGCTTTATGAATAGTGTCGTGAGCCTTAAAGACCTCTCGGCATCGATCTGGTTGTGGTACCGCGATAATGGTTCCTGGCATCTGAAAAAAGTCATCGACATCCCCGCCGAACCGGCAAGCGAAGAGCAACTACCCGATATTCTGAAACCATTTAAAGCAGTGCCACCCCTGGTAACCGATATTAACCTGAGTGTTGATGACCGTTTCCTGTACGTCTCTTGCTGGGGAACAGGGGAGTTGCATCAGTATGATGTATCAGACCCGTTTAACCCGCGGCTAACCGGTACTGTGCAGATCGGCGGTATCGTCCGCCGGGCTAGCCATCCAGCAGTTAGCGAACCACTTAACGGTGGGCCACAGATGGTCGAGGTGAGCCGCGATGGAAAGCGGGTCTACTTTACCAATTCGCTATACCGAGCCTGGGACGAGCAATTTTATCCTGACGGTATTCGGGGTTGGATGGTAAAAGTAGACGTGAATCCTGAAGGTGGTATGCAGTTCGATCCCAATTTCTTCGTTGACTTCGGTGAGCAGCGCGTGCATCAGATTCGTTTGCAAGGTGGTGATGCTTCAAGCGACTCGTACTGCTTTCCATGATTCGCCTGACGAACTACGAGGAGGCAGTCGTTGGATCAGGCAACTACACTAATCTGGGTATCACTGTTCGGCCTTGGCCTCTTCCATGGCATAAATCCGGCTATGGGCTGGTTGTTCGCTGTTGGGTTAGGGTTGCAAGAGCAACGTGCCAGCGCTGTTATCTCTGCATTTGGCCCAATTGCGCTCGGACATGCAGCGGCAATTGCGCTGGCCGCCTTTGTTGTAGCCCTGCTTGGTCAGACGCTCCCTTCTGACATCTTACTGATCCTTTCTGGCGTGATATTACTGCTCTTTAGCGGATGGCGCTTACTGGTTCGTTTTCGACATCCACGAACACGCTTCCGCGCCAGCGCATGGGAACTCACATCGTGGTCATTCCTCATGGCAACTGCTCATGGCGCCGGTCTTATGGTGGCACCATTCTTGGCTGCAATGACTCCAACAGGAGCAATGGAACATTCCGGTCATGTACATCACCACAGTCCGGCGCTTACCGACTCATTCGGAACAGCACTCCTGGCCGTTGGTGTCCATACGGCTGGTATGTTTCTCGCAATGGCAGTCGCTGCCCTGGTCGTATATTGGATCGTCGGTCTTGAGGTATTGCGTCGCGCCTGGGTTAATACTGATGTGATCTGGATTACTGTGCTTATGTTAACCGGTATGATCGCCCTGGTATGGGGTGTATGGGATGTAATGCGCGTGTAGGCTGGGGTTTGTCTGAACATTCCCTTCAGACAACTGCAACCTATCGGTTGGCGCATCAGCACCTGATCATTCTCAAGGCCCCCGTGAGCAGTGGGTTCACGCCTGCTTTAAGAGCTTGATCAAAAACCCAGATTTCTCATCGGGCAACTACCGTACCTGTGCGACCATTGCGTGAGGGATTGCCAATATTCTGTCGCTCTCGCACCCCATGTTCCCCCTTCCTCTCCCCACGTGGGAGAGGAAGGGGGCAAGGGGGCAAGGTGAGGAACGCCAGGCGTACTCCGTAGTACAGGCCCTGAAACCGTTAAAACCCTTTTCCATCGCGTAGCGGAGGCGCATGCGTTGCCCGCCACCATTTTCCTGAACATTATGGCGATGTCATAGTCGAGACTCATCAATAGCCCAGGTTTTTGATCATCCTCATAAGAACGCGCCAGAGTAGGCGGTCTGCCAATCTTCCTTACACTTGCCCTTCCGCACCTCAGGTAGCAGCATAAAGGGGCTGGGGGGAAGGTAAGGGGGAAAACACACGCTGCGGACAGGTATGGAACTCCCCCTGCTCTCTTTTCTCTTCCTCACCTTACCACTGCCGGGTAGGGTGAAGACGGAGAGCAGTCTTACCCTGCTCACCGACTCTGACATTCCGTGTATACTAATTCCAAGTGATAATAAGAGAGTTCGCTTGAACGAGTAAGATAGTCTTATGAACAACAACTTCTTCTCTTTTCAATACCACGCTCTGAAGCCGCTTGAGCAGTGGGGTATTGGTAGCGTGATTGGTGGTGCGGTGCTTGCTTTGCTTCCTGGCTTCTGGCGTCATTTTGGGTTGCAGGCTATCGGTTGGGGAGCTGTTGACTGGCTGTTAGCCAAAGCTGGTCGCCGGCAAGCCCTGCTCAAGGCTGAAGACTTGGTTATTGGTGACA comes from Chloroflexus sp. Y-396-1 and encodes:
- a CDS encoding selenium-binding protein SBP56-related protein, translating into MVTWRPDPTFYPSPRMAVKAPAEKLAYVVRLNPKSNGQADAMCVVDVDPQSSTFGKVVGVTEMPYTGGELHHFGWNACSSMLCPNAPHPHVERRYLVVPDIRSSHITILDTKPDPTQPKVVKVIEPTELSERTGYSRPHTVHCGPDGIYISALGSPEGEGPGGIFILDHDNLEVLGRWEIDRGDQYLHYDFWWHLGYDTLISSEWGTPRMVESGVLGDELLAGKYGHRLHIWDLYRRRHLQTLDLGAEHQMALELRPAHDPTKAYGFMNSVVSLKDLSASIWLWYRDNGSWHLKKVIDIPAEPASEEQLPDILKPFKAVPPLVTDINLSVDDRFLYVSCWGTGELHQYDVSDPFNPRLTGTVQIGGIVRRASHPAVSEPLNGGPQMVEVSRDGKRVYFTNSLYRAWDEQFYPDGIRGWMVKVDVNPEGGMQFDPNFFVDFGEQRVHQIRLQGGDASSDSYCFP